The Cannabis sativa cultivar Pink pepper isolate KNU-18-1 unplaced genomic scaffold, ASM2916894v1 Contig3, whole genome shotgun sequence genome window below encodes:
- the LOC115702427 gene encoding uncharacterized protein LOC115702427 codes for MAAIVKEILARPIQLADQVTKAAEDAQSFKQDCFELKSKTEKLAALLRQAARASNDLYERPTRRIIDDTEQVLDKALTLVIKCRANGIMKRVFTIIPTAAFRKTSTQLENSIGDVSWLLRVSASACDRDDEYLGLPPIAANEPILCLIWEQIAILYTGSLEERSDAAASLASLAKDNERYGKLIIEEGGVAPLLKLAKEGRMEGQENAATAIGRLGRDPESVEHIVNAGVCNVFAKILKEGHMKVQVLVAWAVSELAGNHPKCQDHFAQNNAIRLLVSHLAFETIQEHSKYAIATKQQMSIHSVVMASNNNNQEPNSNPNTNTNKKETEDEASHVSHPMGNQTPSQMHNVVTNTMAMRNNAISTPNQPKQQQQHQPQMPPHNSHSHQGKGSQGSGNAKQHHHHTPVSLAGASIKGREFEDPATKAEMKAMAARALWKLSKGNVVVCRSITESRALLCFAVLLEKGQEDVQLYSAKALMEITAVAEQNSDLRRSAFKPTSPAAKAVVEQLLKIIEKADSELLTPCIKAIGNLARTFRATETRIIGPLVKLLDERDPDTTMEAVIALNKFACTENFLHVNHCKAIIDGGGTKHLIQLVYFGEQMIQIPALILLCFIALHVPDSEVLAQEEVLIVLEWSTKQGHLVEEPVMEALLPEAKSRLELYQSRGSRGFH; via the coding sequence ATGGCGGCCATCGTTAAGGAGATTTTGGCTAGGCCAATACAATTAGCGGACCAAGTGACCAAGGCTGCAGAAGATGCCCAATCATTCAAACAGGACTGCTTCGAGCTTAAGTCCAAAACAGAGAAGTTGGCTGCTCTCCTACGCCAGGCAGCGAGAGCCAGCAACGACCTCTACGAGCGCCCCACTCGCCGCATTATTGATGATACAGAGCAAGTACTCGACAAGGCACTCACCCTTGTCATAAAGTGTCGAGCCAATGGCATAATGAAGCGTGTCTTCACCATAATTCCCACTGCGGCCTTCAGAAAAACGTCCACCCAGCTCGAGAATTCAATCGGGGATGTCTCTTGGCTCCTTCGGGTTTCTGCCTCTGCCTGCGATCGAGACGACGAGTACCTCGGCTTACCCCCAATTGCAGCCAATGAGCCAATCCTATGCCTAATATGGGAACAGATAGCAATTCTTTACACGGGGTCATTGGAAGAACGATCGGATGCTGCTGCTTCGTTGGCGTCGTTGGCTAAAGACAATGAACGGTACGGTAAGCTTATTATTGAGGAAGGTGGGGTGGCGCCACTTCTGAAATTGGCAAAAGAAGGCCGAATGGAAGGTCAGGAGAATGCTGCCACGGCAATTGGGCGTCTGGGTCGTGACCCGGAAAGCGTTGAACACATTGTGAACGCTGGAGTTTGTAATGTGTTTGCGAAAATCCTCAAAGAAGGTCACATGAAGGTTCAGGTACTAGTTGCTTGGGCAGTCTCAGAATTGGCAGGGAATCATCCCAAATGTCAAGACCATTTTGCTCAAAACAATGCAATTCGGCTTCTTGTTAGCCATCTGGCTTTCGAGACCATTCAAGAGCATAGTAAGTACGCCATTGCCACTAAACAACAGATGTCCATACATTCGGTGGTAAtggcaagtaataacaataatcAAGAACCCAACTCCAACCCTAACACTAACACCAACAAGAAAGAGACTGAAGACGAAGCTAGTCATGTGTCGCACCCGATGGGGAATCAAACTCCAAGCCAGATGCACAATGTAGTCACCAACACTATGGCCATGAGAAATAATGCTATTAGTACTCCAAATCAACcaaagcagcagcaacaacatcaaccaCAGATGCCTCCTCATAATAGTCACTCACACCAAGGAAAAGGGAGTCAAGGTTCGGGCAACGCTAAGCAACACCACCACCACACACCAGTCTCATTAGCAGGGGCTAGTATCAAGGGGAGGGAATTCGAAGACCCTGCAACCAAGGCTGAGATGAAAGCAATGGCAGCCAGAGCACTGTGGAAACTCTCAAAGGGAAATGTTGTCGTTTGCCGCAGCATAACAGAGTCTAGAGCCCTTTTATGCTTTGCGGTACTACTCGAAAAGGGACAAGAGGATGTTCAATTGTATTCAGCTAAAGCATTGATGGAAATCACAGCCGTAGCAGAGCAAAACTCTGATCTAAGACGCTCTGCTTTTAAGCCCACTTCGCCTGCTGCAAAAGCAGTGGTGGAACAACTTCTTAAAATCATTGAAAAGGCCGATTCAGAACTCCTCACTCCTTGTATCAAAGCCATTGGTAACTTAGCTAGGACTTTCAGGGCCACAGAGACCAGAATAATTGGACCTTTAGTTAAGTTACTAGATGAAAGAGATCCGGACACTACTATGGAGGCTGTGATTGCTCTGAATAAGTTTGCCTGTACAGAAAACTTTCTTCATGTTAATCACTGCAAGGCAATAATAGATGGAGGAGGGACTAAGCATTTGATACAGTTGGTTTATTTTGGAGAACAAATGATTCAAATACCAGCCTTGATTCTTTTGTGTTTCATTGCTTTACATGTTCCTGATAGTGAGGTTCTTGCTCAAGAAGAAGTGCTTATAGTTCTTGAATGGTCTACGAAGCAGGGTCATTTGGTTGAGGAGCCTGTCATGGAAGCTCTGTTACCTGAAGCCAAAAGTAGATTGGAACTTTATCAGTCTAGAGGTTCAAGAGGTTTCCATTGA
- the LOC133033127 gene encoding uncharacterized protein LOC133033127, which translates to MGVLARVQRAAACLVSVWDSRPNSEAAQHVFEELYVGKTVLFVDAAFKDLRAAAGIVVSESEGSFLEAMTVTFEATQPLEAEAWVVFHAIKWCQSRGWRRVKIVSDCLLLVQGLRSRRAPDRRLTGVFWSLLEMLNDLPCNALNN; encoded by the coding sequence ATGGGCGTGTTGGCTAGAGTTCAAAGGGCTGCTGCTTGTCTTGTGTCTGTTTGGGACTCTCGGCCTAATTCGGAGGCGGCTCAGCATGTTTTTGAGGAGCTTTATGTGGGCAAAACGGTTCTTTTTGTGGATGCAGCGTTCAAAGACTTGAGAGCAGCGGCTGGGATTGTTGTGTCGGAGTCGGAGGGTAGTTTCTTGGAGGCCATGACTGTGACATTTGAGGCAACTCAGCCGCTGGAAGCTGAGGCGTGGGTAGTGTTTCATGCGATCAAGTGGTGCCAAAGTCGTGGTTGGAGGCGGGTGAAGATAGTCTCAGACTGTCTTCTGCTTGTGCAAGGTTTACGCTCGCGAAGGGCGCCGGATAGGCGGCTTACTGGGGTGTTTTGGAGCTTGCTGGAGATGCTGAATGACCTcccttgtaacgccctaaataattag